Sequence from the Gemmatimonadaceae bacterium genome:
AGGGGGAGCCTGCGCCCTCGCGGCCGAAGCCAGGGCGCAGCACGACAGAGCAGTCAACAGTAGGCCCGCACACGGACGTTGCGTCAGAATGGCCTGCGACGCAACACCATGGCGCGTGACACTCCTGGCGCACGGCGCCGACCGACCGCGAACGCCGCGCCCCTCCCCGCGCCCTGAGGGTGCTGAATGTTGCCCCGCACCCCCCGGCGCACCAGCCGGGGCCGCGCGGCGTGCCCGCTCGTCCGGAATCGAGTCCCCGCGCGGCAACGACGACCCGTCGCGGGGCCGACCGGCCGACCCGCGACGCGGGCAGGCGGGCGACAGACGGGCGACAGACCCCACGTGGACTGCACACGGACTACACACGGGCTGACTGCAGACGGGCTGGTGGCGCGGCGTGAAGTGTCGCGCCATACTTGCACAACCGCGATTCAAATTCCTATCCTGTAAGAAGTACAGTGGGAACCTCGGCAAGAAGGGCGGCATCGAGCTGGTCACGGTGGCCGCGGCCAAGTAGCCGCACGACCAACTTGCTCCGGCGGTTGACGCGGAGGGTGGCGCGGTATCGCTGGGGACGGGCGTTTCACCGATCGAAGGGAGTCGGCGCATCATGGGCTGGTTAGATTTGTTTGGGCCGAGCGAAAGGACCATCGCACAGCGTGAACAACAGCAGGATGCCGTTTGGATAGGCAAGCTGCTCCGTCACAAGCAAGCCGCGTTGCGGCGCAAAGCCGCCGAAGCGCTCGCACGCATGGGAACTCCGCGGGCGTTACGGGAGTTAACGATTGCATTGGGGGAGAGCGAGACCCACACTGGCGAAAGAGACCTGGCGCTTTCGGTTTTCCGCTCCCTCGAACTCGAAGCGCTGAAAGACGCTTTTGACAGCGCGGTGAGCCGTTCGAGCTACATGCGGAATGAGGCGCTCAAGGCGCTGCGCGCGATAGAAACTCCGGCATCGCTCGCGCTGGTCGTTGAGCTGTGCAAGAGCGCGGACGGGGACACCAGCAAGGACGCCCTGGACCTCTTGGTCCGCTGGGATGTCTCCCGCGCGCTCCCCATCTTGACCGACGAACTCGGCAGCGGCGCGGAACAGCGGCAAAAGCGTGCGGTGTCCCACTTGAAGAGTCTCGCGCGAACACGCCCCGAGATCTTGACCCAGGCGTCGGCCGGCCTCTGTGAGGCGCTCGCCGCCCAGTTGCGCAGCGCGAAGGGTTGGGACCGGCAGGAGGCCGCTTCGGTTCTCGTCACGGCCGGTTGGTCGCCGCAGACGCCGGAGGACCAACTCCTCTTTGCGGTCGCGCGCAGCGACTTCAGCCCGTTCCCGGACCTGCGGCCCGCGGCCCCGGCCATGGCCGAGGCGCTGTTTCAGTCCGGCCTCCTCACCTCCGATGAGTTCGATCGAGTCCAGGAGGAGTTTCCCTCGCGTGACGCTGTCATCCTCTTCTGTCAGAAGAAGAATTACAGCGCCTTGGGACGCATCAGAAAGAGAAGTGCCGAGTTCGACGATTTGATGCTCGCCTCCGTTGTCCAGCGCCTGGTCAAAAAGCTCGCCGCCGCCGAGTACTTTGACGGCACCCGCATCTCCGCGCTGCTTGCCATCGGGCATCCGCACTCCGCGCAAGCTCTGCGGCGGGCATTGGAGCGCGGCGCCTGCGAACACGACTCGACTCTTGAGCAGAATGTCGCCCGGTTTGTGGAGGCCCACAAGGACCTCTGCGGGCCGCCGGAACAGGCGTACTGCTCCATTTGCCACGCCCAGAAATCTGCCGACGAGATGAAGTTGTACGGCAGAGCCACTGGTTCCGGCGGCGGGAAGATTGAGTTGCTCTGGTTCTGCAAAGGCAAGTGCTGGGACGCGCGCGGGAGGGAGATCGGCTCACGGTTGGGCGGGGGCTGTCCCTTTTGGGATGACGGTATCTGCAAACCAGCGAAACCCGCCGGTCAACCGGCCGCTTGCTCAATCGAGGTCAACTCCCACCTTGAGTGCCACGTTTATCGGATGCGATAGCGAGCATCCGCCTGCCGAAGCTGAAATGAATAGAAGCAGAAGAACACCTCGCCCGAGGTCTTTCGGAGCGGGAGTTCAAGATCCTCAACACATGAAATTGAGATGAATGCCGGGCAACGGCGCGCAGTTGACCTCGTATTCACGCCACGCCTGTTGCCGGGCGCAAGGCTGCTCACACCGAACGGAGGGTGCCATGCGAGAGATGGGAGGTCGGGTCGTCGCATCATTCATCGTGAAGGGCATTGGCCCTGCGCTTGGACTGGTTGCTGGTGTCGTCTTCTTCTTCATGATCTGGCCGAGACCCGGCCACGAGGGCTATCTCACGGCAACAGAGCGTCTTATCGGGGCAGCTCTCGGAGCCTTCTTCGTGGTGCTTGGCAGTGTCGTTGCCGATTTCGTTCGGCGCTTGATCGGCCGCGGCAGGAGGAAGTCATGAGCGAGAGCCCGAGTAGTACGGTCTATTGGTCGACGTTCAAGTGGGGGCTTCTCCCGCAGCGAGGGATCCTCTTCCTGGACGCCCGGGGGCCGAGTCACATTCGAATCCTGCGAAGCTACGCCGTCATCGTCGCATCGCTGCTGTTAGCCGCGGTTCAAATTGCTCTCGTACTCTGGATGGCCAGCCGAGGCCAATTCGCCGGACTTGTCCCCACTTTCCTGTTTATTGTCGTGGTGGTCTCCCCAGCGGTCCAGTTTGTCCAGAGGTCCTTGCACAGACGAGCGTTGACGCTGGAGCAACTGTTCCTGCAGAACGCGGACAAGGAACTCGGAGATCAGCAATCTCGCGCAGAGCTCTCGATTCCCTGGACATCCGTCACCGGGTTCAGTGTTGCAGCCAGGAAGCCATTCCGTGTCTCCGTCCGTGTGGGTAAAGGCACCGTCAATCTCGGTGCGATCCTCGGCGGCCCGGAATGGTCCGCGTTTGATCACAAGGACAGCGCTTCTGCTGCTGAAGACTTGCGGGGTGCCCTGAAGAGAATGCTGCCTGGCGTCGTGGATGCTCGCTGATCGGATGACCGCAGATCAGGCCAGCTCCACGCGCCCTGAGGTTCCTGAACGCCGCCCCGCGCACCCCCAGCTCACTGGTCGGGGCTGTTCGACGCACGAGCCGTGCGTTTGCGGGCAAACGACGATCCGCACAGCGAGGTGACGCTCGCCCGTGAGCGTACGGATCGCAGCGGTGACCGTGCGGGCCGGCCACCCGGGCGATCTCGCCGAGCAGGCGCCGACGATACAAGGCAGAGCTGTCTCAGAAATGGAATCGGGTGGCCACCACGATGTCCGTCGCGGTACCCGTGATTTCTTTCGTGCTGGACGGCGCGGTCCCGCTGACGTGAATCGTGGTGACGCTTCCCCATTCCCAACGCCGCGACACGCCACCGACGATCGAGACGCGCGGGGCTACGTCGAGCACCAGGCCGCCACCGGTACCGAACGACATCGTGAGTTTCGACTCGTCGAGCAAGGGCGTGCCGGTGAAATCACCCGCCGTTGGCTCGTGCCATTGGCCGCCAAAAGCCAAGAGGATGTACGGGTGAGCCTGGCCGTTTCGGCGGAGGAAGAAACGGGTGTCCAAGCCGACGCGTTGGACAGTGACTTGGTGGCCAGAGCCCGTGGCGTTGGTAAGCGTCGCGTCGTGGCTGGCGCGCGAGTACGCGATCTCAAGCTCACCGCGGTGGACCCGGACGCCCAGAGCGGCGCCGACGGCGATGGAGCTCGTCAGGTCATAATTGCCCTCACGAGAGCCAGAGCCTGCCCCGTGGGCGACCAGCCATTCGCCATTGAAACCCGTGAACGCGAGGTTCCCGCCGACGTACGCGCGTCCCGTCTTCAGGCCAGACTCAGTCGACTGCGCTGCCGCGGTCGAGACCCAGACCATCGTTATCATCAAAGGCGCCAACCACAGTCCACTTCTGGACATCGCACCCCCGTCGCAATCCCAGTTTCTCTCAGTTGCAATATCTACCCATTCGAGGGTACCGTCAACTAATCCCGACGGCCAGGGCTACGCATTATGAAATCCCGTTGCGCGGTGCGGGCTCAGTCGCCTTCGCCCCAGCGCGGAGCGCGCCGCCCCCGCTCTGCGGGGGCCTCGTCGCCGTCACGCCCCGCGCTTGCGCGCGGGGCCACTCCCAGGCCAACCTTCTTTGACTATCTGCCGCTTTTCAAGTGTTTGTCAGTGGCCGCATTTCAGTGTTCGGTGACATCGACGTGCTGGCCATTGCGTTGTTGGCGACCCTCTGCGGCGCGGATACCTGTACGCAGTTCGCCCTCTTGTCCATCAAAGACCGTCAGGGTAGCTCGAGGCGGTGTGTTGCTCAAACGGCGTGTTGAGTTGTAGCTGCACTTGCAGCCTCGAGCGCTTAATGGCTGGAGTGAAGCGTTGGTTGTTCATTTTGGAGAAGTTGAGACCTGGACCGGTTCAGTTGAGACGTGGCACAAGGCACCAACAGATGATCATCTGGTTGTGCGTGAGGACGCGGAACCTGATCTCCCGCGCCCGCGGCGCAGGTGTGTGTTCGCGCAGCGCCCGGCAAGGGGGCGTACGGGCCGGCGGCGCCCGCTGCCCCGCCGATCGAACGGGATCACGACGCGGGGAAGGCGCGCCCGACGGCGAGTTCGCCCCATTCGGCGAGCACCGTCGTGAAGGCGCGTGGAAATCCATCTGCAGGAACTGCCGCAGCACCAGGATCGCGAAGAACTGCGCTTGGGTGGAATTGTGCAACGAACGGCGGCACGCGTGCCGCGGGAGAAACCGCCGACCAACGACCAAGGCTTCGCGCGGCAGCCGCACGGCCGGTTTCGTCGTGACACGCACCGACCTACTCGAGGCGTGTCGTGCAGAAGACGCCTTGCCGCGACAGCGTGTGACGCATCATCTCGACAGGGCAACGTGCAGTGTTGATCCCTCCGCCAGACCGCACTGGCAATGTCCCCGGCTCCTGTTCCGTCGATGGGAAGAAGCATGAAGACGAATTCCGGGGTAATCTCAGGCAACGGGCACCGGGCAGTACTCTGGAATGGCAGTGCATTGTCACTTTGCGCAGAGAACCAGCAGCCGTCAGTGATCATGGAAGGTGCTGGAAACGTCAACTTGTTGACGGCGTGCCCGGACGGGAAGCACTTTGCCTTCTTTGCGAAAACTGGACTCCATTTGATGGATGTTACCGGCAGCGAGGTCTGGATGTGCCACCTTGACGCTGACAAGTCAACTCCGTACGGCATCCGCTTCTCACCTTCCGGCGACGCCGTCATGTTCATACACAACTACGGTGATGATGTCGGCTTGTATTGCATATGGCTCTACGAGCTTGAGCGGAAACGGGCGACTCAACTCTGGTGCGATAGTCCGATAGGATGTGATGCCGACTTACGGTATTTCATGGTAGGCCGGAACTACTATCGATGGGGATATGACCAGGTCCTTCAAGGGTCGGAGATACCACAGCCGGGAGATACTACTCGCGAGCGAGGAACCATCGCCACGCGCCTGGACGGTGAGCCCGTGATCCTGGACAGGGATATGTTCCCGAAGTGGCAGGCGAGTCCAATCCGGCCGTGGCGCGGAAGTGCGGTGCAGAGAAATGGAGAGGGAGTCGTCGTCTTGGAGGAAGACGGCAGCCTGCAGTGGTTTTCAGTTGACTCGGTTGGCCCCGACGTCGCGATACGTGGATGCATATCCCAAAGGCTTGACTGCGCGACACAACGCGTGGGTCATGTCATGCTGGGTGCCCATGATGATATGGTTCTCATCCAGCCAGCCATGGTCGAGCATGCTATGCTCGTGAATCGCAACATCGGTATAGTGTGGGAGGCAGATGATCTGTCGTCAGCTACGCTCAAAGGTCAGCGAGTCATAGCCCATTACAATGATGGCACGGTGGAAGTACTTCGGAGTGATGGTTCAGTGGAAGTGAGATATGCACCGCTGTCAGGGTGCAAAGCCGTCGCCGCGGACATCATAGGTGACGCTCTGTTTCTTGCCTGCACAGTGGATGAGGGACAAACCATCGAGGTAGAAGCGTTTGCCCTGGCGGGATGCTGATAAGTCATTCAGGAAATAGGAATTTCAATCGGGGATGTCGAAGTATCGCACGCCACGCTACGCCGCCGCAGGTGGTCCGTGCGGAGCTATTCGCCCGTCTGCCCGGCTCGCGGCGCGTCCGGTCCGCCGCGCCGCCGGGTCGCTGCCCTGGCGCAGGCCCGATTCGGGGCCGCCGCGCACGACGAACGCCCCCGCTCGTAAGCCGGCGCGCGCGGGGGGACGTTCAGGGGGCGTGGTGGGGCGCGGAGCTCGCGATCGGTCGTCGACGCGCGCCACGAGCGACTGACGCGCCGGTCGAGGGCGGACTCCGCGCGCCGGGCCGCGCCTCGGCGGCGGCACGGGTGCGGAGGTGCGTCAGGATCTGGTCGATCACCGCGGTCTGCGTGATGAACGCGACGATCCGCATGGTCCGGTGGCACGTCGGGCACGCCAGCGGGTCGACCTCGAAGATCTGTTGCAGCAACGCCGCCCACCGGTGCGTCGCCTCGGTGGGAGCGAGCCGCGGCGGGGCCACGATCGGGGTCACGATCGGCACGGGCGCATCGGCGGGGGCGGGCTCCGCCAGGCGCCGCATGCCGCGCGGTCGATTGGCGTACCACCCGTAGTACCGCGTGGTCACCTGCCCCTTGTCGGGGATGTGGGTCAGCAGTCGCGCGAGAAACTCTAGCGGGTCGGCGGTCTCGGTGCCGGCGGTGGGTCCCTCCGACTTGTCGGAGCGGTAGGTCACGACCTTCGCCGCGCGGTCATACGTCAGCCGCTCCAGGGCCACGGGGTTCCGTGCGCAGTACCGCGCAAGCCGGGTCGCAAACGCCCGATCATCCTCCGGGATCCAGACGGCGGTGTGGACATGGAACCCCGAGTGCGGCCACGTGAGCATCCCCGCGGCTTGGTCCTCGTCGAAGAGCTCCAAACGCACGAACAGCCGGAGCACGGCGCGGCGGAAGGCCTCCGTGAGACGCGCCGTGTCATGGACCGGCCACGACACGAACGTGCCGTCGGGCCGGAAGCCGCCGTCGGTGACGAGCAGGTGGAGGTGCGGATGCCAGTTGGCACGCGAGCCATGGGTCTGCAGGCACGCCACGATCCCCACCGCGATCTCCACCGCGAGATCGCGCTCGCCCGTCAGCGTGCGGATCGCGGCCGTGAGGGTGCGCGCGGCCACGCGGGCGATCTCCCCGAGGAGACGTCGGCGGTAGAGGCAGTACGCGCGGAGCCGCTTCGGGATCGTGAGGACCACTTGCCGGTGCGGCACGGGCGCGAGCAGCGTGGTGTCGAGCCATTGCTCCCAGATCGCGAGTCGCTTCGCGTGGCAGCTGGGGCAGAAGTACCGACACTTGCACGAGAAGGCGAGCAGGTACTCGTGCGTGCAGTCGTCACACCGAATGCGCGCGAAGCCGTGCTCGAGCACGCCGCAGGCGAGGAACTTGTCGGCGACCTGCCCGACCACGGGGCGCCACGGGCCGTACTCGCGCGCGAAGCGCTCGTCGTACACCGTCTGCAGGCGGTGCACATGCTCCGAAACCAACCGAAACAACGGCGACGCCTGCGGACGCCGGGGCTTGTAGACGCCGAGGGCCGCTGGCGCCTCGTGCCCCATGCGCGCTCCCAGACCGTGGAGCGCCGAGCATACGGGCGACCGGCACGCGGGCGGTCACCATCGTATTGCGCCGCAGGCTATTCTGACGCAACGTCCTGTGAACACTCGGGACGATGGGTACCCCTTGCGGGCCTAACTGTGCTTGCTGCTGCCGAGCGGACCATGGATTGTCGCAGGGCGAAGTACTCGTCGGTCCGCTCGCAGCAGAAGCTGGCGTTAAGCCTCTCTATCAAAGGCTTAAAATAGGTCTCCCCCGCGTACGCGGGGATGCACCCCTCGACAGAAGTCTCGCCCGTTCGACAAGCCGAAGAACAGGACGAGATCCTTTGCTCGAGCAGGCGCGGATTCTCCTCGGCAGGATCAAACAGAAACGGCCGGAGAAAAGTCTGCTGCTGACCGGCCTGCGGGGAGTGGGCAAGACAGTCCTGCTCAACGAGATCGAGCGGCAAGCGAGCGCTGCCGGCTACCGCACCATCGTCATCGAAGCGCATGAGAACAAGCCGCTCGGGCCACTGCTTGCCCCGTATCTGCGAAGAGTTCTGTACGACCTCGACCGTATTGCCGGCGCGGGGGACAAGGCAAAACGCGGGCTCCGTGTGCTGCGCAGTTTTCTCGGCGGCCTCAAAGTCATCTACGCGGACATCGAGGTCGGCTTGGACATCGATCCCGAGCAGGGTTCGGCCGACAGCGGGGACCTGGGAATCGATCTGCCCAACCTGTTCGTCGCTCTTGGCGAAGCCGCTGAGGAGAGGAAGAGTGCAGTGGCTGTGCTCATTGATGAGGTTCAGTATTTCACAGAGAAGGAACTCGGCGCCCTGATCATGGCGATGCACAAGGTGCAACAGCGCCAGCTTCCCGTGGTGTTGCTGGGCGCCGGTCTGCCCATCCTTCGGGGTCTCGCCGGCGAGTCGAAGTCCTATGCCGAACGACTCTTCAGCTTCCCGGAAGTCGGCGCCTTGTCGGAGGAGGACGCAGCAAAGGCGTTGCGCGAGCCGGCTCTCGCCGCCGGCGTCGTTTTCGAGCCAGATGCACTCAACGAAGTATTTCGGTTGACGAAAGGCTACCCCTATTTCCTACAGGAATGGGGATACCAATCGTGGAATCAGGCTCCCACCAACACCATCACTCTGGAAGTCGTTAGAAAGGCGACTCCGACAGTGATTGAAAGGCTGGACCAGAACTTCTTTCGCGTCCGCTTCGACCGGTTGACTCCCAGCGAAAAACGTTTTCTGCGAGCGGTCGCTGAGCTCGGACCGGGAGCTCACCGAACAAGTGACATTGCTGATAAGCTGGGAGTAAAAGTCACGAGCCTCGGGCCCGTTCGTGCAAAGCTGATCAAGAAGGGAATGGTGTACAGTCCAGCGCATGGCGACATGGCGTTCACTGTTCCTCTGTTCGACGAGTTCATGCGTCGGGCGATGCCAACGTTTGTCCCCTAGCCGAAACCCCGACATGGAGTTCCGCATCGCCGACACCTTCACCGACAGCCTTGCACGTCTGCACGAGATCAGTTGCTCGTCACGAGCATCGAGCCGGCGTCGGAGTTTCTTGATGACATGCTGGTGTGATGAGCCGATGCAATTGACAGTCAACGACCATGTAATTACAGTTATTACATGAAGCCCGTCGAACTCAAGGTTGCCCGCATCGGCAATTCCCGGGGCGTCCGCATCCCCGCCGCGACTCTCGAACGCTATCGAGTCGGTACCTCATTGGTTATGGAAGAGCGGAGCGATGGAATCCTCCTCCGTCCGCCAGGTCCTGCGAATCCCAAGCTATCCTGGGAGGATACCGCGGGGGAGATGGCCGCAGAAGCCGAGAACTGGGACGCGTGGGATGCGACCGCTGGCGACGGGCTGGAGGAGACCCCTTGGGAGCCCGAACGCCCGCTTCGCGTAGCTGAGAAGAAGGCGAATTACAAAGCGCGTCGACATCCCCGCAAGAAGTGAAGCGCTATGAGGTTCGCTGGGCGTCGCTCGATCCCACGCAAGGCTCCGAGATGGCGAAGACCCGTCCAGTAGTGATCGTGAGCCTCGACGCGCTCAACGAACGCCTGCAGACCATCACCGTCTGTCCCCTCACGACGCAGCTTCATCCGGCGTGGCGCACACGCCTCGGCGTTCGCGTCGGCCGACGGCACGCCGAGATCGCGGTGGATCAGATCCGAACGATCAGCAAGGCTCGTCTCGGCAACAAGGTAGGGACACTGTCCGACGACGACGCACGAGCGCTGCGGCGACTCATCACCGAGATGTACGGGGAATAGGTTGGGCGCTTCTCAGACCGGGCAACAGCAGCCAAGCGTCAATAGGGCGTAAAATCAAGTCACAACGCGACTTAGGGCACACAGTCCGTTGTACGGCCATTCCATGTCCGTTTTACGGACTTGTTATGTCCGTTTTACGGACGTAAACTGTTAGTCGTCAGACCTGCCCCCCCGTCGGCCAGCAAATAATAGGACAAGACATGAAGCCCGCTGATTACCACCCCAGAGCAGCCTCGAATCGAATCGCGGAACTACTTGGCGTACTGCCTGTGGTAGTGCTGACGGGCGCCCGACAAACTGGAAAGAGCCGTCTCCTCAACTCAGAGGTGCCGCTTGCCGACCATAAAATCTTCACTCTCGACGACATCGCGACCCGAACGGAAGCGCAGAACGATCCCACGGCGTTCGTTGCCCGCGCTCCGAAGATGGTCATCGATGAGGTTCAACGAGTTCCCGAACTACTCATCGCCGTAAAGGCGGCAGTTGACCGGGAACAGCAGCGAACACCAGGCAGGTTTGTTCTGACCGGATCGGCCAATCTTCTTCTAATGAAGCAGGTGAGCGAGTCCCTCGCGGGGCGCGCCGCATACGTCACGCTCGAGCCGATGACGCGTCGCGAATTGCTGGGAGACGCAAGCACCGGCAGGTGGGACACCTTCTTCAATAACCCTCAGACGGAATGGGTCGCCAAGCTCTCCGGGTCAACGGCGACAAAGCAGGATTGGCAGGCGGCAGCGCGGCGCGGTGGATTCCCGTATCCTGCGCTTCGTCTCGACACCGCAACGCGCGGCAACTGGTTCGACGGGTACATTGCGACGTACCTCGAACGAGACCTGAGAGAGCTGAGCGCGGTGGACGATCTCATCGCATTCCGAAGGGCGATGCAGGCGTTCGCTCTACGCACCGGTACTCCGGTCAACGCCTCCGCAGTCGCAGCCGAGCTCGGCCTTGTCGCGCGAACTCTACGCAGGTGGCTCGACCTGCTGGACGTGAGCTATCAGCTTCTCCAGCTTCCGGCGTTCACGGCACGCCGGTCGACGCGCCTCAGAAAACGCCCCAAGTACTATTGGAACGACTCAGGCCTCGCCCTTCACCTAAGTGGTGATGCGCAACCAGGCGGAGTACATCTCGAGACTCTGGTGTTCACCGATCTTCGTGCATGGGCCGCACTCGATGCGAGACGGCCTTCTCTGATGTACTGGCGCGATGAGGAAAACCGCGAAGTGGATTTCGTGATAGAACGCGACGGAAAACTGCTCGCGGTCGAAGTGAAAGCGACGACGCGTCCGACGTACGACGACTGGAAGCATCTTCGCCATTTCATTTCCGAATACAAGAAGACAGCAACAGGCGGACTGTTACTGCACGGTGGTGACGAAACGTTTCAAGCCGCGCAGGGCATCGTCGCGGCACCGTGGTGGAAAGTGCTGTGACGAATCCCAGCCGCGATCAGGCCGGACGTTCTCCTGCCTCGAGGCCTGCAACAAGATCCAGCAAGCCCGCAGCTTCCCAGGATTGATTTCTCTTTCCGTCAGAAAGCGGAATTAGAATTCCGGCTTCTTGTAAGTCTCGAACTGCCTGGTAAACCGAAGGCCTCGAACGACCGGTAGCAGCCGCTGCCACCGGGGCGGTGATCGCCGGCGCTGAGCAACCCCATAATCACCGCACTCACCGCCGCCATTCCTGATCCGAAGGCTTTGCACGCCTCGCCCTGCTCGAGCGCGGCGAGCTTTCTCTCCAGTACTTCTACAGTGGGATTCTGACCCCGCGTATAGACGTTGTTGCGATTCTCCTTCGCGCCGGCGGCAAGGAGAGCGTCGTAATTCGGGAACGCGAACAGGGACGTCTGTACGATCGGGGTGGCCATCGAGTCGGCACCTGGCGCACCGGCCGGATGGTCCTCAAGGCAGATCCTGATATCATCGGGAGCGATTGCCATGCGCA
This genomic interval carries:
- a CDS encoding prolipoprotein diacylglyceryl transferase, which produces MARHFTPRHQPVCSQPVCSPCAVHVGSVARLSPACPRRGSAGRPRDGSSLPRGDSIPDERARRAAPAGAPGGAGQHSAPSGRGEGRGVRGRSAPCARSVTRHGVASQAILTQRPCAGLLLTALSCCALASAARAQAPPGVVKPAQLYEAFAKFLIFLLVINVRRFRKTSGEVFFCFLVVYAVVRSALETLRGDPGHLWLLTTAQFLSIQMGTIALIWWVVRRRAAKSGVSP
- a CDS encoding transposase encodes the protein MGHEAPAALGVYKPRRPQASPLFRLVSEHVHRLQTVYDERFAREYGPWRPVVGQVADKFLACGVLEHGFARIRCDDCTHEYLLAFSCKCRYFCPSCHAKRLAIWEQWLDTTLLAPVPHRQVVLTIPKRLRAYCLYRRRLLGEIARVAARTLTAAIRTLTGERDLAVEIAVGIVACLQTHGSRANWHPHLHLLVTDGGFRPDGTFVSWPVHDTARLTEAFRRAVLRLFVRLELFDEDQAAGMLTWPHSGFHVHTAVWIPEDDRAFATRLARYCARNPVALERLTYDRAAKVVTYRSDKSEGPTAGTETADPLEFLARLLTHIPDKGQVTTRYYGWYANRPRGMRRLAEPAPADAPVPIVTPIVAPPRLAPTEATHRWAALLQQIFEVDPLACPTCHRTMRIVAFITQTAVIDQILTHLRTRAAAEARPGARSPPSTGASVARGARRRPIASSAPHHAP
- a CDS encoding AAA family ATPase — its product is MSQGEVLVGPLAAEAGVKPLYQRLKIGLPRVRGDAPLDRSLARSTSRRTGRDPLLEQARILLGRIKQKRPEKSLLLTGLRGVGKTVLLNEIERQASAAGYRTIVIEAHENKPLGPLLAPYLRRVLYDLDRIAGAGDKAKRGLRVLRSFLGGLKVIYADIEVGLDIDPEQGSADSGDLGIDLPNLFVALGEAAEERKSAVAVLIDEVQYFTEKELGALIMAMHKVQQRQLPVVLLGAGLPILRGLAGESKSYAERLFSFPEVGALSEEDAAKALREPALAAGVVFEPDALNEVFRLTKGYPYFLQEWGYQSWNQAPTNTITLEVVRKATPTVIERLDQNFFRVRFDRLTPSEKRFLRAVAELGPGAHRTSDIADKLGVKVTSLGPVRAKLIKKGMVYSPAHGDMAFTVPLFDEFMRRAMPTFVP
- a CDS encoding type II toxin-antitoxin system PemK/MazF family toxin: MKRYEVRWASLDPTQGSEMAKTRPVVIVSLDALNERLQTITVCPLTTQLHPAWRTRLGVRVGRRHAEIAVDQIRTISKARLGNKVGTLSDDDARALRRLITEMYGE
- a CDS encoding ATP-binding protein — protein: MKPADYHPRAASNRIAELLGVLPVVVLTGARQTGKSRLLNSEVPLADHKIFTLDDIATRTEAQNDPTAFVARAPKMVIDEVQRVPELLIAVKAAVDREQQRTPGRFVLTGSANLLLMKQVSESLAGRAAYVTLEPMTRRELLGDASTGRWDTFFNNPQTEWVAKLSGSTATKQDWQAAARRGGFPYPALRLDTATRGNWFDGYIATYLERDLRELSAVDDLIAFRRAMQAFALRTGTPVNASAVAAELGLVARTLRRWLDLLDVSYQLLQLPAFTARRSTRLRKRPKYYWNDSGLALHLSGDAQPGGVHLETLVFTDLRAWAALDARRPSLMYWRDEENREVDFVIERDGKLLAVEVKATTRPTYDDWKHLRHFISEYKKTATGGLLLHGGDETFQAAQGIVAAPWWKVL
- a CDS encoding PLP-dependent transferase translates to MAIAPDDIRICLEDHPAGAPGADSMATPIVQTSLFAFPNYDALLAAGAKENRNNVYTRGQNPTVEVLERKLAALEQGEACKAFGSGMAAVSAVIMGLLSAGDHRPGGSGCYRSFEAFGLPGSSRLTRSRNSNSAF